The Sphingobium sp. BYY-5 genome contains a region encoding:
- a CDS encoding GldG family protein yields MAKGRGMVAIVAALKRFLWLWLPMLAALLAGLSRAWRTGQADPWDWGVATAVVLAVVGLLLARRSWAVWTWVAVGAAGSALIFCALAAARMPDIPAGLGLSVVALLAVFGGAWVRHALLGRIAGAFLLALAGLLLWRGPAQPVTPVPGRPKLAVITGLPLFWAEPGGGGAALRDAPIIAVLRTRFTVEPIDDPLRLARSDVRRLLVAQPRALAPQQLVALDHWVRMGGTALVLADPLLCWPSALPLGDRRRVPSASLLAPLLAHWGFTPGSLVAGEIRHFLPDGHLVTLSDAGLFSPADALPLRKRIGRGEVLLLGDADLIDDRLWLADPARPLDPRAWVADTPALVSHWLGASIPGERHWMRAPADVIAGLRWAILAGTGWAILGAMLLHAQFVAKKSGTKSENKPKRSQKSSSTHF; encoded by the coding sequence ATGGCGAAGGGCAGGGGGATGGTCGCCATCGTGGCGGCGCTGAAACGATTCCTCTGGCTCTGGCTGCCGATGCTGGCCGCGCTGCTCGCGGGGCTGAGCCGCGCCTGGCGGACCGGGCAGGCCGATCCCTGGGATTGGGGCGTTGCGACAGCGGTGGTGCTGGCGGTCGTCGGCCTGCTGCTCGCGCGGCGTAGCTGGGCGGTGTGGACCTGGGTGGCGGTGGGAGCGGCTGGGTCGGCGCTGATCTTTTGCGCCCTGGCGGCTGCGCGGATGCCGGACATTCCGGCCGGTCTGGGTTTGTCCGTGGTCGCCTTGCTGGCGGTTTTCGGGGGCGCCTGGGTGCGCCACGCCCTGTTGGGGAGAATCGCGGGGGCTTTCCTGCTTGCGCTTGCCGGCCTGCTTCTCTGGCGCGGCCCGGCGCAGCCGGTCACGCCTGTTCCGGGCCGTCCCAAACTTGCCGTCATCACTGGCCTGCCGCTTTTCTGGGCCGAGCCGGGAGGCGGCGGGGCGGCGCTGCGGGACGCGCCGATCATCGCGGTTCTGCGCACGCGCTTCACCGTGGAACCGATCGACGATCCCCTGCGTCTCGCCCGCTCGGATGTGCGCAGGCTGCTTGTCGCGCAGCCCCGCGCTTTGGCGCCCCAGCAACTCGTCGCGCTCGACCACTGGGTCAGGATGGGCGGCACGGCGCTGGTGCTGGCAGACCCGTTGTTGTGTTGGCCCTCCGCCCTTCCGCTGGGCGACCGCCGCCGCGTGCCTTCTGCCAGTCTGCTGGCGCCCTTGCTCGCCCATTGGGGTTTCACGCCCGGCTCGCTCGTTGCCGGAGAGATCCGTCATTTCCTGCCCGATGGGCATCTTGTCACCCTGTCCGACGCCGGCCTCTTTTCGCCCGCTGATGCCCTGCCGCTGCGCAAACGGATCGGCCGGGGCGAGGTGCTGCTGCTGGGCGATGCTGACCTGATCGATGATCGGCTCTGGCTTGCCGATCCTGCGCGCCCGCTCGATCCGCGCGCCTGGGTGGCCGATACACCGGCTTTGGTGAGCCATTGGCTTGGTGCGTCCATCCCCGGCGAACGGCATTGGATGCGCGCGCCGGCGGATGTGATTGCGGGGCTGCGCTGGGCGATTCTGGCTGGGACAGGCTGGGCAATATTGGGTGCGATGCTGCTGCACGCGCAATTCGTCGCAAAAAAATCTGGAACAAAAAGTGAAAATAAGCCCAAAAGGAGCCAAAAAAGCAGTTCAACCCATTTTTAA
- a CDS encoding cysteine synthase A has protein sequence MLLVSNSLALIGNTPLVRLAGPSQETGCDIFAKCEFANPGASVKDRAALFIVNDAEEKGLLKPGGTIVEGTAGNTGIGLALVANAKGYKSIIVMPETQSREKMDTLRALGAELVTVPAAAYSNPGHFVHTSRRIAEETENAIWANQFDNIANRKAHIIGTAEEIWTQMDGRVDGFTCAAGTGGTIAGVGLGLKAKDEAVTIALSDPHGAALFNYYAHGELKAEGNSVAEGIGQGRITANLEGAPIDTQFRISDEEGLHWVGRLLAEEGLCLGLSSGINVAGAVALAKQLGPGKRIATILCDTGFRYLSTLYNRQWLESKGLTVFPWLAHTA, from the coding sequence ATGCTGCTCGTATCCAATAGTCTCGCGCTGATCGGCAATACGCCGCTTGTGCGCCTTGCCGGCCCTTCCCAGGAAACCGGCTGCGATATTTTCGCCAAATGCGAATTTGCCAATCCCGGCGCGTCGGTCAAGGACCGTGCGGCGCTGTTCATCGTCAATGATGCCGAGGAGAAGGGGCTGCTCAAGCCCGGCGGCACCATTGTCGAGGGGACGGCGGGCAATACCGGCATCGGCCTGGCGCTGGTCGCCAATGCGAAGGGCTATAAGTCGATCATCGTCATGCCCGAGACGCAGAGCCGGGAGAAGATGGACACGCTGCGCGCGCTGGGCGCGGAACTGGTCACGGTGCCGGCCGCCGCCTATTCCAACCCCGGTCATTTCGTCCACACCTCCCGCCGGATCGCGGAGGAGACGGAAAACGCGATCTGGGCCAATCAGTTCGACAATATCGCCAACCGCAAGGCGCATATCATCGGCACTGCCGAGGAAATCTGGACACAGATGGATGGCCGGGTCGACGGCTTCACCTGCGCGGCGGGCACCGGCGGCACGATTGCGGGCGTGGGGCTGGGCCTCAAGGCCAAGGACGAGGCTGTCACGATTGCGCTCAGCGATCCGCATGGGGCGGCGCTTTTCAACTATTATGCCCATGGCGAGTTGAAGGCGGAGGGCAATTCGGTCGCCGAAGGCATCGGCCAGGGGCGCATCACCGCCAATCTGGAAGGCGCGCCGATCGACACGCAATTCCGCATTTCCGATGAGGAGGGGCTGCATTGGGTCGGCCGCCTGCTCGCCGAGGAAGGGCTGTGCCTGGGCCTGTCGTCGGGCATCAATGTCGCGGGCGCGGTGGCGCTGGCAAAGCAATTGGGGCCGGGCAAGCGGATCGCGACCATATTGTGCGATACCGGCTTTCGTTACCTCTCGACGCTCTACAATCGTCAATGGCTCGAATCGAAGGGCTTGACGGTGTTCCCCTGGCTCGCGCACACTGCATGA
- a CDS encoding cell wall hydrolase, whose amino-acid sequence MRMKEWKAKSGIAALALAALVAPRLITAAPLDLLDGAPAPLDPAEQPDDNFPGSAFFFAEGAFNPVPGVDTVRSRHVLGLDAVKAAPAAIFRGTTALDSYRALNCLTNAVYYEAGNEPEDGQRAVAQVVLNRVRSHLWADTVCGVVYEGTERLDDKCQFTFSCDGSMARMPNAVAWARSRRIAQEALAGRVYAPVGLATHYHTLAVRPDWSFSLQAVAVIGAHIFYRNPGFNGTAGAFTTAYRGREPISGPARRIWPAQPVTPPDYWAAPHASPPSAAPVTPAMGWAPPPSRAPHDGDGLPESTIRPEYRNSGRPLT is encoded by the coding sequence ATGCGGATGAAGGAGTGGAAGGCGAAGAGCGGCATCGCCGCGCTGGCGCTTGCCGCGCTGGTCGCGCCGCGCCTCATCACCGCCGCCCCGCTCGACCTGCTGGACGGCGCGCCCGCCCCGCTCGACCCGGCCGAGCAACCGGACGACAATTTCCCCGGCTCCGCCTTCTTCTTTGCCGAGGGGGCATTCAATCCGGTGCCGGGCGTCGATACAGTGCGCAGCCGGCATGTGCTGGGATTGGACGCGGTGAAGGCCGCCCCGGCCGCCATCTTCCGTGGCACCACGGCGCTCGACAGCTATCGCGCGCTCAATTGCCTGACCAACGCCGTCTATTATGAGGCCGGGAACGAACCGGAGGACGGGCAGCGCGCCGTGGCGCAAGTGGTGCTCAACCGGGTGCGCAGCCACCTTTGGGCAGATACGGTCTGCGGCGTCGTCTATGAAGGGACCGAGCGGCTCGACGACAAATGCCAGTTCACCTTCAGTTGCGACGGTTCCATGGCGCGTATGCCCAATGCCGTCGCCTGGGCGCGGTCGCGGCGGATCGCGCAGGAGGCGCTGGCCGGCCGGGTCTATGCGCCGGTCGGCCTTGCCACCCATTATCACACGCTGGCGGTGCGGCCGGACTGGTCGTTCAGCTTGCAGGCCGTCGCGGTTATCGGCGCACATATCTTCTACCGCAATCCCGGCTTTAACGGCACGGCCGGCGCCTTCACCACCGCCTATCGCGGCCGGGAGCCGATCTCCGGCCCGGCGCGCCGCATCTGGCCGGCCCAACCGGTGACGCCGCCCGACTATTGGGCCGCTCCGCACGCAAGTCCCCCGTCGGCTGCACCTGTCACGCCGGCCATGGGCTGGGCGCCACCCCCGTCCCGCGCCCCGCATGACGGTGACGGCTTGCCGGAATCCACCATCCGTCCCGAATATCGCAACAGCGGCCGTCCATTGACCTGA
- a CDS encoding entericidin A/B family lipoprotein gives MAKNILAALLLTGSLLVAACNTVQGAGRDVESAGKAMERAVN, from the coding sequence ATGGCGAAAAATATCCTGGCCGCCTTGCTGCTCACCGGTTCGCTGCTGGTCGCTGCGTGCAACACCGTCCAGGGCGCAGGCCGCGACGTGGAGAGCGCCGGCAAGGCCATGGAAAGAGCGGTGAATTAA
- the tatC gene encoding twin-arginine translocase subunit TatC — protein sequence MINDIDDSKAPLLDHLIELRGRLLKCVYALFITGAICFYFSEQLFAILVHPLKEAFGDAGGRLVYTKLYEAFFVQVKIAVFGAFCLSFPIIANQLWAFVAPGLYAREKKALLPFILATPFLFAMGASLAYFVVMPTAFHFFLEFQGNSSGLQVEALPSADAYLGLVMQFILAFGISFLMPVLLMLLNRAGFVTRAQLIGMRRYMIVGAFILAAVLTPPDVVSQLMLAIPLLLLYEITIVAIWFTDRKQARDEAAEEASA from the coding sequence ATGATAAACGACATCGATGACAGCAAGGCGCCCCTGCTCGACCATCTGATCGAGTTGCGCGGCCGCCTGCTCAAATGCGTCTATGCGCTCTTCATCACCGGCGCGATCTGCTTCTATTTCTCGGAACAGCTTTTTGCGATTCTGGTCCATCCGCTCAAGGAAGCCTTTGGCGACGCGGGCGGGCGGCTGGTCTATACCAAGCTGTACGAAGCCTTTTTCGTGCAGGTGAAGATCGCGGTGTTCGGCGCTTTCTGCCTGTCCTTCCCGATCATCGCCAACCAGCTCTGGGCCTTTGTCGCGCCGGGTCTCTATGCCAGGGAAAAGAAGGCGCTGCTGCCGTTCATCCTTGCGACCCCCTTCCTCTTCGCCATGGGCGCCAGCCTCGCCTATTTCGTGGTGATGCCCACGGCCTTCCATTTCTTCCTGGAGTTTCAGGGCAATAGCAGTGGTCTGCAGGTGGAGGCACTGCCCAGTGCGGACGCCTATCTGGGCCTCGTCATGCAGTTCATCCTGGCCTTTGGCATCAGCTTCCTGATGCCGGTGCTCCTGATGCTGCTCAACCGGGCGGGTTTCGTCACGCGGGCGCAGCTTATCGGGATGCGCCGCTACATGATCGTCGGGGCCTTCATCCTGGCGGCGGTGCTGACCCCGCCCGATGTCGTCTCACAGCTCATGCTCGCGATTCCGCTGTTGCTGCTCTACGAAATCACGATCGTCGCCATCTGGTTCACCGACCGCAAGCAGGCGCGCGATGAAGCGGCGGAGGAGGCCTCGGCCTGA
- the tatB gene encoding Sec-independent protein translocase protein TatB encodes MFGIDSSELLVIVIIAVIVIGPKDLPRALYKVGQIVGKAQGMARHFRTGIDAMVREVELEELEKKWAAQNKRIMDEHPADPALATEALPAPAVEEKPVFVAESAPVDDKPPFVAESAPVSAPASDGPPYVAQAASVESRKGDAAA; translated from the coding sequence ATGTTTGGCATCGATTCGTCCGAACTTCTGGTGATCGTGATCATTGCGGTGATCGTGATCGGGCCGAAGGACTTGCCGCGCGCGCTCTATAAGGTGGGGCAGATCGTCGGCAAGGCGCAGGGTATGGCCCGTCATTTCCGCACCGGCATCGACGCCATGGTGCGGGAAGTCGAATTGGAAGAGCTGGAAAAGAAATGGGCCGCGCAGAATAAGCGGATCATGGACGAGCATCCGGCTGATCCTGCGCTCGCCACGGAAGCGCTGCCCGCGCCTGCCGTGGAGGAAAAGCCCGTATTCGTGGCGGAATCCGCGCCAGTCGACGACAAGCCGCCCTTCGTGGCCGAATCGGCGCCTGTGTCCGCACCGGCTTCGGATGGGCCGCCCTATGTGGCTCAGGCCGCGTCAGTCGAGTCGCGCAAGGGTGACGCCGCAGCATGA
- a CDS encoding twin-arginine translocase TatA/TatE family subunit, which translates to MGSFSLMHWVIVLLVVMLLFGGGRISGLMGDVAKGIKSFKKGMADDDDDIAPAKPATRIEGQRAAEQDAPSATEEKTKA; encoded by the coding sequence ATGGGTTCCTTCTCGCTGATGCACTGGGTGATCGTGCTCCTGGTCGTCATGCTGCTGTTCGGTGGCGGCCGGATTTCCGGCCTGATGGGCGACGTGGCCAAGGGTATCAAGAGCTTCAAGAAGGGCATGGCCGACGATGATGACGACATCGCCCCCGCCAAGCCCGCTACCCGGATCGAAGGCCAGCGTGCTGCCGAGCAGGACGCGCCGAGCGCGACCGAAGAAAAGACCAAGGCCTGA
- the scpB gene encoding SMC-Scp complex subunit ScpB codes for MTQEPDDFLRAVEAALFVAEAPMALAELKLHVGDAGDLGAALAALSDHYAGRGVNLVERGGRWHFQTAPDLAHILRREKDEPRKLSRAAMETLAIIAYHEPVSRAEIEAIRGVQVAKGTLDVLMEAGWVRPAGRREVPGRPLIYATSVEFLSHFGLSSRRDLPGIEDLRAAGLLDPIDLALEGLTGQSVLENDEEEA; via the coding sequence ATGACGCAAGAACCCGATGATTTCCTCCGCGCGGTCGAAGCCGCTTTATTTGTCGCCGAAGCGCCGATGGCGCTCGCCGAACTGAAGTTGCATGTGGGCGACGCGGGGGATCTTGGCGCGGCGCTGGCGGCGTTGTCGGATCACTATGCCGGGCGCGGCGTCAACCTGGTCGAGCGCGGCGGACGCTGGCATTTCCAGACCGCGCCGGACCTGGCCCATATCCTGCGGCGGGAAAAGGACGAGCCGCGCAAGCTGTCGCGCGCGGCGATGGAGACGCTGGCGATCATCGCCTATCATGAGCCGGTCAGCCGCGCCGAGATTGAGGCGATCCGCGGCGTTCAGGTGGCCAAGGGGACGCTCGACGTACTGATGGAGGCGGGCTGGGTGCGCCCTGCCGGGCGGCGCGAAGTGCCCGGTCGCCCGCTCATCTATGCGACCAGCGTAGAATTCCTGTCACATTTCGGGCTTAGCAGCCGTCGCGACCTGCCGGGGATAGAGGATTTGCGTGCCGCAGGGTTGCTCGATCCGATCGATCTTGCGCTGGAGGGTCTGACCGGCCAATCCGTTCTGGAAAATGACGAGGAAGAGGCCTAG
- a CDS encoding ScpA family protein, with translation MFELPAEESRMPRPDMLTVSFDHWEGPLDLLLTLARGQKVDLREISILALTEQYLAFIDSARQLKLELAADYLVMAAWLAYLKSSLLLPRQEQPDPSPEELALRLQLRLQRLHAMRDASARLMARDRIGRDVFPRRKPEGLRLVKKAQWRASLYDLIQAYGQIRARTQPAVHIIAVRPVMTLDEAIQRVSSLVGAALDWTRLEAFLPPDLDQPRAKSALASSFVAALELARQGRLDIQQDGIFEPIYLRVAASGGAQS, from the coding sequence ATGTTCGAGCTGCCGGCGGAGGAAAGCCGCATGCCGCGGCCGGACATGCTGACCGTCAGCTTCGATCATTGGGAGGGACCGCTCGACCTGCTGCTGACGCTGGCGCGGGGACAGAAGGTCGATCTGCGCGAAATCTCCATCCTGGCGCTGACCGAACAATATCTCGCCTTCATCGACAGCGCGCGGCAGTTGAAGCTGGAACTGGCGGCCGACTATCTGGTGATGGCGGCCTGGCTCGCCTACCTCAAATCCTCGCTGCTGTTGCCCAGGCAGGAACAGCCCGATCCCAGCCCCGAGGAGCTGGCGCTGCGCCTGCAATTGCGGCTGCAACGGCTCCATGCGATGCGCGATGCCTCCGCGCGGCTGATGGCGCGCGACCGGATCGGCCGCGACGTCTTTCCGCGCCGCAAGCCCGAAGGGTTGCGATTGGTGAAGAAGGCGCAGTGGCGCGCCAGCCTTTACGACCTGATCCAGGCCTATGGCCAGATTCGCGCACGTACCCAACCGGCAGTCCATATTATCGCGGTGCGCCCGGTGATGACGCTGGACGAAGCGATTCAGCGCGTCAGCTCGCTGGTCGGCGCGGCGCTCGACTGGACCCGGCTGGAGGCGTTCCTGCCCCCCGATCTGGATCAGCCCAGGGCGAAGTCTGCGCTCGCCAGCAGCTTCGTCGCTGCGCTGGAACTGGCGCGGCAGGGGCGGCTGGATATCCAGCAAGACGGCATTTTCGAACCCATTTACCTGCGCGTTGCGGCGTCAGGTGGAGCGCAGTCATGA
- the glmS gene encoding glutamine--fructose-6-phosphate transaminase (isomerizing) yields the protein MCGIIGIIGKDDVADRLVDGLKRLEYRGYDSAGVATVHDGAIERRRAEGKLSNLVRELQDAPLPGTTGIAHTRWATHGAPTTSNAHPHATNEVALVHNGIIENFKGLREELMARGRVFDSQTDTEVVAHLVSELVEQGASPKDAVAAVLPRLHGAFALAILFRSHPDMLIGARLGSPLVVGYGDGETFLGSDALALAPLTQRIAYLEEGDWVIITATGAEIFDKDNNPVERPVTISGVSGAMIDKGNHRHFMQKEIYEQPVVVAQTLKAYLQRMDDRVSLPIPDFDLSAIRRVTIVACGTSFYAGMVARYWFEQFARVPVDLDFASEFRYREPVMEEGGLALFISQSGETADTLAALRYARAQGQKIAVVVNVPTSSMAREADLLLPTHAGPEIGVASTKAFTCQLAVLAALAANLARAKGQLDARAEKEIVRHLAEAPAAINGALAYDEAIEAMAHHIAPARDVLYLGRGTDYPLALEGALKLKEISYIHAEGYAAGEMKHGPIALIDELVPVIVIAPSGPLFEKTVSNMQEVQARGGKVVLISDYDGVQAAGEGCLATITMPKVHPLIAPMVYAVPVQLLAYHVAVAKGTDVDQPRNLAKSVTVE from the coding sequence GGTATCATCGGCAAGGACGACGTGGCTGACCGGTTGGTCGATGGGCTAAAGCGTCTCGAATATCGCGGTTACGACAGTGCGGGCGTCGCCACCGTCCATGACGGCGCGATCGAGCGCCGCCGGGCCGAGGGCAAGCTGTCCAACCTGGTGCGCGAATTGCAGGACGCCCCGCTGCCTGGCACCACCGGCATCGCGCACACCCGCTGGGCCACCCATGGCGCGCCGACCACCAGCAACGCACACCCCCATGCGACCAATGAAGTCGCGCTGGTCCACAATGGCATTATCGAGAATTTCAAGGGCCTGCGCGAGGAACTGATGGCGCGCGGCCGGGTGTTCGACAGCCAGACCGATACCGAGGTCGTCGCCCATCTGGTGAGCGAACTGGTCGAGCAGGGCGCCAGCCCCAAGGATGCGGTGGCCGCCGTGCTGCCGCGCCTGCACGGCGCCTTCGCGCTGGCCATCCTGTTCCGCAGCCATCCCGACATGCTGATCGGCGCGCGGCTGGGGTCGCCGCTGGTCGTGGGCTATGGCGACGGCGAGACCTTCCTGGGGTCCGACGCGCTGGCGCTGGCGCCGCTGACCCAGCGCATCGCCTATCTGGAGGAGGGCGACTGGGTCATCATCACCGCCACCGGCGCGGAGATATTCGACAAGGACAATAACCCGGTCGAACGCCCCGTGACCATTTCCGGCGTGTCCGGCGCGATGATCGACAAGGGCAATCATCGCCATTTCATGCAGAAGGAAATTTACGAGCAGCCGGTCGTCGTCGCCCAGACGCTCAAGGCCTATCTGCAACGCATGGACGACCGCGTGTCGCTGCCGATCCCCGATTTCGACCTGTCGGCGATCCGCCGCGTCACCATCGTCGCCTGCGGCACCAGCTTCTATGCCGGGATGGTCGCGCGCTACTGGTTCGAACAATTTGCCCGCGTGCCGGTCGACCTCGATTTCGCGTCGGAGTTCCGTTATCGCGAGCCGGTAATGGAAGAGGGTGGCCTCGCCCTCTTCATCAGCCAGTCGGGCGAGACTGCCGACACGCTCGCCGCTTTGCGCTATGCCCGCGCGCAGGGACAGAAGATCGCGGTCGTCGTCAACGTCCCGACCAGCTCGATGGCGCGCGAGGCGGACCTGCTGCTGCCCACCCATGCCGGGCCGGAGATCGGCGTCGCCTCGACTAAGGCCTTCACCTGCCAGTTGGCCGTGCTGGCCGCGCTTGCCGCCAATCTGGCCCGCGCCAAGGGGCAGCTCGACGCCAGGGCGGAGAAGGAGATCGTCCGCCATCTCGCCGAAGCGCCCGCCGCGATCAACGGCGCGCTCGCCTATGACGAGGCGATCGAGGCGATGGCGCATCATATCGCGCCCGCCCGCGACGTCCTCTATCTGGGACGCGGCACCGACTATCCGCTGGCGCTGGAAGGGGCGCTCAAGCTCAAGGAAATCAGCTATATCCATGCCGAAGGCTATGCCGCGGGTGAGATGAAGCATGGCCCGATCGCGCTGATCGACGAACTGGTCCCCGTGATCGTGATCGCGCCCAGCGGTCCCCTGTTCGAAAAGACCGTCAGCAACATGCAGGAAGTGCAGGCGCGCGGCGGCAAGGTGGTGCTGATATCCGACTATGACGGGGTGCAGGCGGCGGGTGAGGGGTGCCTGGCCACCATCACCATGCCCAAGGTCCACCCGCTGATCGCGCCGATGGTCTATGCCGTTCCGGTGCAGTTACTCGCCTATCATGTCGCCGTGGCGAAGGGCACCGATGTCGATCAGCCTCGCAACCTCGCCAAGTCGGTGACGGTGGAGTGA